The following nucleotide sequence is from Diospyros lotus cultivar Yz01 chromosome 3, ASM1463336v1, whole genome shotgun sequence.
tcataatatacATAGTAAAATATGTATTTCTTTGTTAACGTGTCTCTGTTTTgacatttcatttctttttgaaaattgtcCTCTTTAGCATGCCTCTGTTTGGTCTTGATTGTGGTAGTGCTTGTGTTTAGGCCGTGTGTTACTGGTTTGTATCAAGAAGTGGCATTTTATATCAGATAAttgtaagaaaggaaaggaatctaaaatatatttgtacATAATGATATCTTCCCTAAAATTCTTGTTTAGTGTACTTGTAATGaattatttcatttctattGCTAAATAAAGCCATGATATGAATCGTACttgatgaattattttatttctattgttCAATCAATTGTAAAACATTACGAGTCATGACTGAATTGAATTATAATTGGTATGTTGCATGCTTAggtaattaagaataaaataggTATGTTCTGCCGAAAACTTCTTCCTCAGTTGATATGACACTTTGAGATGTTCTTGCATTGAAAGATATTTCTAGTTGCTTTACAACATTGTCGTGATGCCTTATTTTTGTAGTAATCATTTGTAGGTCTTTTGTAGGTCTCAGCTATATCttttttttgtccttttcctGAACTGTATGCCTTTTTGTTTACTTATTTCTTTGTTTGGTGGGATGTCAATTAAATGCTATCTTGTAGTGGAGGGGAAAATAAGGGAAGCCATTTTTGGCAGCACATTTAACGTGTGCAACTGTTGAGAAAGCTGTTTCTTGTTTGATATTCGAGGAATTCCTTATTAATTGCATGCATTTCAATTGGCAGGCACACAGGTGTAGTTGTTTATGGTTACGAGTATTATTTTGGGGGAGGCATACAAAACTCTCCTGCTGGAACAACACCATATGGAACCCCAGTCAAAGTAGTGGATCTTGGTGTCACGCATGTGCCCAAGGACGTTTTTGAAATGTACTTGCAGGAGATTAGCCCCCGGTATACAGCAGAAACTTACAGTTTGCTAACTCACAACTGCAACAATTTCAGTAGTGAGGTGGTTCAATTTTTGGTCGGTGAAAAAATTCCAGACTATATCCTGAACCTGCCCAATGAAGTGATGAGCAGCCCAATGGGTGCTCTGATACGTAAGTTTCTTGTTAATGCACTCCTAAATACTCCTTGGTTGTCGGCTAACTATTCACATGGATTGTTGAGAATGCCGGCTCTGGCATGCTGGATTTGCATGTTAATAtcctcactctcactctctatGTTATGGTTAGTCATTATCTTTGTTTCTACTGCCTTCTTTAAcatattgctaattttttatcttCCAACATTTGATAATGTTAGTCTGATTTAAGTGTATATCTCTGCTGGCTTGTacctttaaaatttaatgtattCTCGTAGATTTAAACTCTTAGGGGAAGAGTAGCAAGTCTTTTGCCAATATGATATACCTAGCAGATTTGGTAGGGTAATGAAGGAGGCCTTATTGAACAgcttatctattattattattattattattattattttttgcagTGCCTATGATTCAACAACTGGAAACAACTTTGAGGTCGGGCGCCGTACCCCAAGCTCCACAGTTCCGGCCAACTACACCGGCCCAGACAACAAGTATTGTTAAAAAATCCTTGCCTAACGGACGGGGCTCACCCACAGCGGCAGTAAATCTCAAAGAGGGTGAAGATAAAGTGAAGTCTGTAGAACAATCCGTCAAGGTTGGGGAGGCGCCCCCGGCTGTTGAACCTACTGGAGCAACGGTGAAGTCATCTGCTAATGTCGCCGTTGATGGTGACCCGCTTGGGGATGCTCGGAGCAAGGTACAAGAAGAGATCAGCGCGGAATTTGCTGCACTCATGGCAAGTGGAACCATGCGTGCGAGCGAGGCTGCAGCCCTTGCAACCCGGAAAGTGATGCAGAGATATGGGCATGCAAATGTTGCACTGGGCTAGCCTTGGAGAGTTGACAAAAGGGATTTTATTTCTTCATCGTATTGTTTGTGGGTTTAACGTAAATAAGGCCCACTAGAAATTTCTTATGGTTCTTATATGAAGGGCACCGCTGCATTGAGTGCTTGAAAACTTTCTAATGTTTATTTTCTCCGTTACTCTCACCCATGGACATACCCACCTAAGTTGTGTCAATTTTACATAACTATTC
It contains:
- the LOC127798239 gene encoding uncharacterized protein LOC127798239 gives rise to the protein MAEEGHKVSLNVYDLSQGLARQLSTTFLGKAIEGIWHTGVVVYGYEYYFGGGIQNSPAGTTPYGTPVKVVDLGVTHVPKDVFEMYLQEISPRYTAETYSLLTHNCNNFSSEVVQFLVGEKIPDYILNLPNEVMSSPMGALILPMIQQLETTLRSGAVPQAPQFRPTTPAQTTSIVKKSLPNGRGSPTAAVNLKEGEDKVKSVEQSVKVGEAPPAVEPTGATVKSSANVAVDGDPLGDARSKVQEEISAEFAALMASGTMRASEAAALATRKVMQRYGHANVALG